A segment of the Bos taurus isolate L1 Dominette 01449 registration number 42190680 breed Hereford chromosome 19, ARS-UCD2.0, whole genome shotgun sequence genome:
TCTGGAGCTGCAGGCCCACGTGCAGGGCGAGGAGGCTGCCCGGTGAGGGAGGCGGGCCCGCGGCTGGCCAATGGGAGGGCCGGAGCCGAAGGAGTGGGCGGGGCCTGTGGCTGGACGGTTAATCAGGGCAATGAGAACTCCAAGGGCAACATGTTATCACTGGAAGCGAGAGCAGCTTAGGATTTAACAGATACTTGAAAGGGGCAGTAACAAATGCCCCTCCCTGACCCTGCTCCCTCAACCCCAGGTATCACTTTGAAGATGTTGGCGGGGTGCAAGAGGCTAGGGCTGTGCAAGTGGAGACTGTGCAGCCCCTCGTTTTGGAGAACCTGGCCCTGAGGGGCTGCTGTCAAGAAGCCTGGATCCTCTCTGGCCAACAGCAGGTAGCTAAAGAAAATCAGCAGGTGAGGGTCAGAGAAGTGTGAGACGTCCTGGAGGGGTTAAGGGGGTGGCACTGGGGAATCAGGTAAGCATCCGGACTCTGATCCCTTTAGGTAGCCAAGTATGTGACACTGCATCAGGCTTTGCTGCGGCTGCCCCAGtaccagactgatctccttctcACCTTCAATCAGCCCCCGTAAGGATAGAAAGAGCACGTGGATAATGATTGGGTCCCCAGGGGAATTAGGCTTGGAGGGGCAGAGTAGGGAGACTGGCTGGTGGGGCCTCCAAGGAAGTGGGAGTGGGCCACGAGTTTGG
Coding sequences within it:
- the RANGRF gene encoding ran guanine nucleotide release factor (The RefSeq protein has 3 substitutions compared to this genomic sequence), with translation MEPTRDNPLFGGAFSATLPPGAIDVSDLRPVPDHQEVFCHRVTDQSLIVELLELQAHVQGEEAARYHFEDVGGVQEARAVQVETVQPLVLEKLALRGCCQEAWILSGQQQVAKENQQVAKYVTLHQALLRLPQYQTDLLLTFNQPPPENRSSLGPENLSIPPWSLGDFEQLVTSLTLHDPNIFGPE
- the RANGRF gene encoding ran guanine nucleotide release factor isoform X2 encodes the protein MEPTRDYPLFGGAFSATLPPGAIDVSDLRPVPDHQEVFCHRVTDQSLIVELLELQAHVQGEEAARYHFEDVGGVQEARAVQVETVQPLVLENLALRGCCQEAWILSGQQQVAKENQQP